In the genome of Streptomyces sp. P3, the window CGGTGAGCAGGCGGGCGAGGCGCGCTCCGCGGGGCGTCGGGGACAACCGCACGCTGAAGTTGCGGAAGTGCTGACCGGGAGGTCGGGTCCCGAAGGAGACGGATTCCTGAATCACGTGACTCAGAGTGGCCAGTCACGCATACCGTGAACAGTGATGGAGCCGTTGCGTACGGTGACTGTCCGGGCTTTGTCCGGTCGTGTCGGGACTGTCGGTTCTGGTGACGGAGGGGTGCGAATGACGCAGTTGAACGGCAAGCCGGTCCAGCTCAAGGAGGAGGCGGACGAACCCGGCTGGGAGGTGGACCCGGACGACGACTGGGGCATCGCCGTCGTGGAGACCGTGGGGCGGCAGCTGAAGCTGCGGCGAGAGGCCGTGGGGATGCGCGCGGCCGACTTCGGGCTGGCGGTCGGGTACGGCGAGGACCTCGTCTACAAGATCGAGAGCGGCAAGCGGATCCCCCGCCCCGAGTACCTGGACAAGGCCGACAAGGTGCTGGACGCGGGCGGGCTGCTCTCGGCCATGAAGGAGGACGTGAAGAAGGTCCGCTACCCGAAGAACGTCCGCGAGATCGCCAAGCTGGAAGCGCAGGCCGTCGAACTCGGGGTGTACGTCGGCCTCAGCCTCCATGGGCTGTTGCAGACGCCGGAGCATGCGCGGGCCCTGTTCGAGGCCAGGCAACCGCCCTACTCGGAGGAAGAAGTGGAACGCCTGGTTGCCGCCCGCATGGCACGGAAGGCGGTCTTCGACAAGTCACCCGTTCCCGCGCTGAGCTTCGTCCAGGAAGAGGCGGCCCTGCGTCGTCGCATCGGAGGCACAATGGTGCGACGCCGACAGCTCGAACATTTGCTGGGGGTCGCGCGGTTGCGCAATGTGACGTTCCAGGTCATGCCGACGGAGAGCGGCGCTCACCCCGGAGTGGATGGCAAGATCGAGTTGCTGAAGTTCGCAGACGGCACGGCCGTCGGGCGCTCCGACGGGGCGTTCAACGGCCGCCCGACGACGGAGCCGAAGGAACTCCGGATCCTGGAACTGCGCTACAGCACCATCCGGGCCGAGGCCCTGACGCCCGGGGAGTCACTCGCCTTCATCGAGCAGCTGCTGGGAGAGACATGATCCGCAAGCGCCCCACCGGAGACCACTGCGAGCTGACGTGGTTCAAGAGCAGTTACAGCGACGGCACCGAGGGCGACTCCTGCGTCGAGATCGCCACGAGCCCCGGCACCGTCCACGTCCGCGACTCCAAGCACACCGCCGGCCCGCGCCTGCTGCTCTCGCCGCAGGCCTGGGCCGACTTCGTGCCGTACGCGTCCGAAGGCTGACGGACCACCCGCGCTCACCCTCGGCCTCCGTCAGAACTTGATGCTGCCGATCATGCTCGCCACGCTCGTCGTCAGATCGCTGATGGTGGGAGCGATCGTCGAGGAGGCCAGATAGAAGCCGAGCAGGATGCAGACGACAGCGTGACCGCCCTTCAGTCCCGACTTCTTGATCAACAAGAAGACGACGATCGCCAGCAGCACCACCGCCGAAATCGAGAGTGCCACGGCGGCTCACCTCCAAGGACCCGGGAAACGTGGGGAAACAGAGCGAGGTAACACGTAAATCCATACGACTGCCAGCAGGTTCATACCCACTCAGCGCTAGTGATCATAACTACGTGTGGGCGCGCATCTCTCGGCGCACAGCCGCACAAGGGGGTCGCATGGCCAATATGGTCGGGGGATGACGACCGAGTCCGACTCCTTCCCCCGCCGGCACGCCCGCACCCAGCGTTTCACCCTCGGCGCGCCGCGTTCGTTCACGGTGGCTCCCGACGGCTCCCGCGTGGTGTTCCTGCGCTCCGGCTCCGGCACGGACCGGGCGGGCGCGCTCTGGGTCCTCGACCCGGCGGACGGCACGGAGCGCCTGGCCGCGGACCCGCGCGCCCTCCTCGGCGGGGCTTCGGAGGACCTCTCGACCGAGGAGCGGGCTCGCCGTGAACGCAGCCGCGAGGCCGGTGCGGGCATCGTCGGCTACGCCACGGACGCTGCCGTGGAGCTGGCGTCTTTCACCTTGTCAGGGCGGCTTTTCACGGCCGAGCTGAGGGCCGGTACGGCCACCGAGCTGCCGGTCGCCGGACCGGTGATCGACCCCCGTCCGTCCCCCGACGGGCGACTCGTCGCCTATGTCGCCGGGGGCGCTCTGCGGGTGGTCGGCGCGGAGGGCGAGGACGACCGGGCGGTGGCGGAACCGGAATCGGACCCGGTTTCCTACGGATTGGCCGAGTTCATCGCGGCCGAGGAGATGGCCCGCTCGCGCGGGTTCTGGTGGGCTCCGGAGTCGGACCGACTGCTGGTCGCCCGGGTGGACGACACGCCCGTGGAGCGGTGGTGGATCTCCGATCCGGCTCAGCCGAAACGTGACCCACGCCACGTACACTATCCGGCTGCTGGGACGGCCAACGCTGACGTACGGCTGTTCGTGTTCGGTCTCGACGGGGTGCGCACGGAAGTCGTCTGGGATCGTGCGCGCTATCCGTATCTGGCGCGAGTGCACTGGTCAGGGGCGGGGGCGCCGCTGCTGCTCGTACAGGCGCGCGACCAGCGAAGTCAGCTGTTCCTGGCGGTGGACACCGACTCCGGAGCGACCCGGATGGTGCATGCCGACGAAGATCGGATTTGGCTGGAACTGTTCCCTGGGGTGCCCTGTTGGAGCCCTTCGGGGCAGCTGGTCAGGATCGCCGACGAGGGCGGCGCGCGGGTCCTCACGGTCGGCGAACGTCCGCTGACCGGAGACCAGTTGCATGTGCGGGCGGTACTGGACGTCACGGCCGACGACGTGCTGGTCGCCGCGTCCGCCGGAGCGGGCGCGGCGGCGCCCGAGGTCGGCGAGGTGCACGTCTACCGGGTGAACGAGCTCGGCGTCGAGCGCCTCTCCCAGGAGCCCGGAGTGCACGGGGCGGTCCGCGCCGGGAACGTGACCGTGCTGACGTCGGCGGTCCTGGACCGGCCGGGCACCGTGGCACGGGTACTGCGGGACGGGAAGCCCGTCACGTCCGTCGGGTCCTGTGCGGCGGATCCGGGACTGTCGACCCGCGTGAAGCTCGTCGAAGGGGGCGCACGGCGCATTCCGTGCGCCGTGCTGATGCCTGCGAACCACCGCGGCGACGCCCCTCTGCCCGTGCTCATGGACCCCTACGGCGGTCCGCACGGCCAGCGGGTGGTGGCCGCGCACAACGCGCACCTCACTTCGCAGTGGTTCGCCGACCAGGGCTTCGCGGTGATCGTCGCCGACGGCCGGGGCACACCCGGCCGCTCGCCCGGCTGGGAGAAGGCCGTCCACCACGACTTCACGGTCGCCCTCGACGACCAGATCGAGGCGCTGGAGGATCTGGCGAAGAGTCATCCTCTCGACCTCTCCCGGGTCGCGATCCGCGGCTGGTCGTTCGGCGGCTGGCTCGCCGCCCTCGCGGTGCTGCGCCGCCCCGACGTCTTCCACGCGGGAATCGCCGGCGCCCCGGTGACCGACTGGCGGCTCTACGACACCCACTACACCGAGCGCTACCTCGGCGACCCGGCCACATCGCCGACGGCGTACGCGAAGAGCTCGCTGGTCACCGACGAGGGGCTCGCCGAGCCCGCCGAACCCCGCCGGCCGCTGATGATCGTCCACGGACTGGCCGACGACAACGTGGTCGTCGCACACGCCCTGCGCCTGTCCTCGGCCCTGCTCGCCGCCGGCCGCCCGCACGAGGTGCTCCCCCTGTCGGGCGTCACCCACATGACCCCGCAGGAACAGGTCGCCGAGAACCTGCTCCTGCTCCAGGTGGACTTCCTCCGCCGTACCCTCGGACTCACCTGAGCAGCAACACTCCACGGAGCAGCGCAACCATTGATTGAGGAACCACGACGAAGCCTCAGCCAGGTCCGCGAGAGCGGCGCCGGTTCAGGCGCAAAAGAGGGGGCAACGGGCCGGGACGACATGCGCCCCGGCCCGCTTACGGCACCCGCACGGCCGTACGCTGTTCAGCCTGACGCGTCCGTATATCGGAATCGGGTCGGCCAAGTTGCCTGCGTGTTAACGCGGTTGCTGTACAAATGTGCGGTTGCGGCGGATCGCCCGGTCTCCGTCAGGCCTGCGGTTCCTCCGGCGGGACCACCCGCTTCTGCTCGGCGAAGTGACACGCCGAGTCGTGCGCCTCGGGCCCCGTCGCATGGCGGAACTCCGCCGGCACGGCCAGCACCGGCACCTCCAGCGCGCAGCGTTCCCGCGCCTTCCAGCAGCGGGTGCGGAAGCGGCAGCCCGAGGGGATGTTCGTCGGCGACGGCACGTCGCCGACCAGGATGATCCGCTCCCGGTGCTCGCGCGCCTCCGGGTCCGGCAGGGGCACCGCGGACAGCAGGGCCTGGGTGTACGGGTGCGTGGGATGGTCGTAGATCTCGGCGTCGCGGCCGATCTCCACGATCCGCCCGAGGTACATGACCCCGACCCGGTCCGAGATGTGCCGGACGATCGACAGGTCGTGCGCGATGAACAGGTAGGACAGGTCGAACTCGCTCTGCAGCCGGTCCAGCAGGTTGATCACCTGCGCCTGCACCGACACGTCCAGCGCGGACACCGGCTCGTCGGCGACGATCACCTCGGGGCGCAGGGCCAGCCCCCGCGCGATGCCGATGCGCTGGCGCTGGCCGCCGGAGAACTGGTGCGGGTACCGGTTGATGTACTCCGGGTTGAGTCCGACGACGTCCAGCAGGTCCTGGACCTTGCGGCGCCGGTCGCCCTTGGGCGCCACCTCGGGATGGATCTCGTACGGCTCCCCGATGATGTCGCCCACCGTCATCCGCGGGTTGAGCGAGGTGTACGGGTCCTGGAACACCATCTGGATGTTGCGCCGGACCGCCTTGAGGGCACGCCCGGACAGCTTGGTGATGTCCTCGCCCTTGTAGCGGATCTCGCCGGCCGTCGGCTTCTCCAGGTTGACCAGCATCTTGGCGACGGTCGACTTGCCGCAGCCCGACTCCCCGACGATGCCCAGGGTCTCGCCGCGGTGCAGGGCCAGGTCGACCCCGTCGACGGCCTTCACCGCGCCGACCTGCTTCTTGAAGAGGATGCCCCGGGTCAGCGGATAGTGCTTGAACAGCCCGCTGACCTCCAGAATCGGCTCAGCCATGCAGGCACTCCCTCCAGAAGTGGCAGGCGCTGGCGCGGTCCGCGTCGGAGTCCTCGACGTCGTACAGCGGCGGGACGTCCGTACGGCACACCTGCCGGGCCATCGGGCAGCGCGGGTTGAAGGCGCAGCCGGGCGGGATGTGCATGAGGTTCGGCGGCAGGCCCTTGATGGCGTAGAGCTCCTGGCCCTTCTGGTCGAGACGCGGGATGGAGTCGAGCAGGCCGCGGGTGTAGGGGTGGGCCGGCGCCTTGTAGATGTCGTGCACGGGGGCCGACTCGACGATCCGGCCCGCGTACATGACGGCGATGCGGTCGGCGACGTCCGCGACCACGCCGAGGTCATGGGTGATGAGGATGAGGCCCATGTGGTACTCGCGCTGCAACTCCGCGAGCAGGTCCATGACCTGGGCCTGGACCGTCACGTCGAGCGCGGTGGTCGGCTCGTCGGCGATGATCAGCGCCGGTTCCAGGGCCATCGCCATCGCGATCATGATGCGCTGGCGCATGCCGCCGGAGAACTGGTGCGGGTAGTCCTTGACCCGTTCCCGGGCGGCCGGGATGCGGACGCGGTCCATCAGCTCCACGGCCCTGGCGCGCGCGTCCTTCCGCGACATCCCGCGGTGCACGACGAACATCTCGCCCAGCTGGTCGCCGACCGACAGCACGGGGTTCAGGGACGACAGGGCGTCCTGGAAGATCATGGCCATCTCGGCCCCCCGCACCTTGCGGCGCTCGTCCTCCTTGAGCTTCAGCAGGTCCCTGCCCTGGAAGAGGACCTCGCCGGAGGTGATCCGGCCGGGCGGCATGTCGAGGATGCCCATGATCGCCTGGGCGGTGACGGACTTGCCGGACCCGGACTCGCCGAGCACCGCGAGCGTCTCCCCCACGTCCACGCCGTAGCTGACGCCGTTGACGGCCCGGGCGATCCCGTCCCGGGTGCGGAACTCCACGTGCAGGTCACGCACTTCGAGCAGCATCCGCCCGTCACCTCAGCTTCGGGTCGAGGGCGTCGCGGACCGCGTCGCCGAGCATGATGAAGGCCAGGACCGTGAGGGCCAGGGCGCCCGAGGGCCACAGCAGGGCGTGCGGGGCGTTGCGGATGTACGGGGAGGCGGCGGAGATGTCGATGCCCCAGGAGACCGTCGGCGGTTTCAGTCCGACGCCGAGGTAGGACAGGGTCGCCTCCAGCGCGATGTACGTGCCGAGCGCGATGGTCGCCACGACGATGACCGGGGCGACCGCGTTGGGCGTGATGTGCCGCAGCAGCAGCCGGGAGTGGGAGGCTCCGAGGGCACGGGCCGCCTGGACGTAGTCGTTCTGCTTGGCCGTGATCACCGAACCGCGGGCGATGCGGGAGATCTGCGGCCAGCCGAGCAGCACCATGAACCCGATGACCGGCCAGACGGTGTTGCTGGTCACCACGGAGAGCAGGACGAGGCCGCCGAGGACGACCGGAATGGCGAAGAAGACGTCGGTGACGCGGGACAGGATCGCGTCCCACGACCCGCCGAAGAAGCCGGCGAGGCCGCCGAGCACGCTGCCGAAGAGCGCGACGCCGAGCGTGGCGAGGACGCCGACCGTGACGGACGTACGGGCGCCGTAGACGACGCGTGTGTAGACGTCGCAGCCCTGACCGTCGAAGCCGAAGGGGTGGCCGGGCTGGGAGCCCTCCTGTGCCTTGGACAGGTCGCACTTGAGGGGGCTCAGCCAGGTGATGGACCCGGGCCACAGGGAGATGAACACCAGGAACAGGATGACCAGCCCCGAGATGATGAAGACGGGGTTGCGGCGCAGGTCCCGCCAGGCGTCGGACCACAGGGAGCGGGCCTTCTCGGACGGGCCGGAGCCCTGCGGGCCGCCCGGGGTCTTCTCCAGCGTCTCCCCCTCCGCGGTGGCGAGGTCCATCGCACCGCCCATGCCGGTGTCGGCGATGGCGCCGTCCTCCGGCGTGCGGCCCGCGCCCGGCAGATGATGCTCCGGCGTCGGCTCAGGCATAGCGGATCCTCGGGTCGAGTACGGCGTACAGGAGGTCGACCAGCAGGTTGGCCACCAGGAACACCAGGACGAGGACGGTCACGAAGCCGACGACGGTCTGGGTGTTCTGGCGGAGGATCCCCTGGTAGAGCTGGAAGCCCACGCCGTGGATGTTGAAGATGCGCTCGGTGACGATCGCGCCGCCCATCAGGGCCCCGATGTCGGTGCCGATGAAGGTGACCACCGGGATGAGGGAGTTGCGCAGCAGATGCCGGGTGACGACCCGGCGGCGCGGCAGCCCCTTGGCGACGGCCGTGCGGACGTAGTCGGACCGCTTGTTCTCCGCGATCGAGGTGCGGGTCAGCCGGGTGACGTACGCCAGTGACACCGACGCCAGCACCAGCCCCGGCACGATCAGTTCGCCGAACTCGGCGTCCGAGGAGACCGACGGTTTGATCCAGCCCCACTCCACGCCGAGCAGCAGTTGCAGCAGCAGACCGGTGACGAAGGTGGGGACGGAGATGACCACGAGGGTCAGCAGCAG includes:
- a CDS encoding ABC transporter ATP-binding protein, which gives rise to MLLEVRDLHVEFRTRDGIARAVNGVSYGVDVGETLAVLGESGSGKSVTAQAIMGILDMPPGRITSGEVLFQGRDLLKLKEDERRKVRGAEMAMIFQDALSSLNPVLSVGDQLGEMFVVHRGMSRKDARARAVELMDRVRIPAARERVKDYPHQFSGGMRQRIMIAMAMALEPALIIADEPTTALDVTVQAQVMDLLAELQREYHMGLILITHDLGVVADVADRIAVMYAGRIVESAPVHDIYKAPAHPYTRGLLDSIPRLDQKGQELYAIKGLPPNLMHIPPGCAFNPRCPMARQVCRTDVPPLYDVEDSDADRASACHFWRECLHG
- a CDS encoding DUF397 domain-containing protein produces the protein MIRKRPTGDHCELTWFKSSYSDGTEGDSCVEIATSPGTVHVRDSKHTAGPRLLLSPQAWADFVPYASEG
- a CDS encoding ABC transporter permease, which produces MPEPTPEHHLPGAGRTPEDGAIADTGMGGAMDLATAEGETLEKTPGGPQGSGPSEKARSLWSDAWRDLRRNPVFIISGLVILFLVFISLWPGSITWLSPLKCDLSKAQEGSQPGHPFGFDGQGCDVYTRVVYGARTSVTVGVLATLGVALFGSVLGGLAGFFGGSWDAILSRVTDVFFAIPVVLGGLVLLSVVTSNTVWPVIGFMVLLGWPQISRIARGSVITAKQNDYVQAARALGASHSRLLLRHITPNAVAPVIVVATIALGTYIALEATLSYLGVGLKPPTVSWGIDISAASPYIRNAPHALLWPSGALALTVLAFIMLGDAVRDALDPKLR
- a CDS encoding helix-turn-helix transcriptional regulator, with product MTQLNGKPVQLKEEADEPGWEVDPDDDWGIAVVETVGRQLKLRREAVGMRAADFGLAVGYGEDLVYKIESGKRIPRPEYLDKADKVLDAGGLLSAMKEDVKKVRYPKNVREIAKLEAQAVELGVYVGLSLHGLLQTPEHARALFEARQPPYSEEEVERLVAARMARKAVFDKSPVPALSFVQEEAALRRRIGGTMVRRRQLEHLLGVARLRNVTFQVMPTESGAHPGVDGKIELLKFADGTAVGRSDGAFNGRPTTEPKELRILELRYSTIRAEALTPGESLAFIEQLLGET
- a CDS encoding prolyl oligopeptidase family serine peptidase, which translates into the protein MTTESDSFPRRHARTQRFTLGAPRSFTVAPDGSRVVFLRSGSGTDRAGALWVLDPADGTERLAADPRALLGGASEDLSTEERARRERSREAGAGIVGYATDAAVELASFTLSGRLFTAELRAGTATELPVAGPVIDPRPSPDGRLVAYVAGGALRVVGAEGEDDRAVAEPESDPVSYGLAEFIAAEEMARSRGFWWAPESDRLLVARVDDTPVERWWISDPAQPKRDPRHVHYPAAGTANADVRLFVFGLDGVRTEVVWDRARYPYLARVHWSGAGAPLLLVQARDQRSQLFLAVDTDSGATRMVHADEDRIWLELFPGVPCWSPSGQLVRIADEGGARVLTVGERPLTGDQLHVRAVLDVTADDVLVAASAGAGAAAPEVGEVHVYRVNELGVERLSQEPGVHGAVRAGNVTVLTSAVLDRPGTVARVLRDGKPVTSVGSCAADPGLSTRVKLVEGGARRIPCAVLMPANHRGDAPLPVLMDPYGGPHGQRVVAAHNAHLTSQWFADQGFAVIVADGRGTPGRSPGWEKAVHHDFTVALDDQIEALEDLAKSHPLDLSRVAIRGWSFGGWLAALAVLRRPDVFHAGIAGAPVTDWRLYDTHYTERYLGDPATSPTAYAKSSLVTDEGLAEPAEPRRPLMIVHGLADDNVVVAHALRLSSALLAAGRPHEVLPLSGVTHMTPQEQVAENLLLLQVDFLRRTLGLT
- a CDS encoding ABC transporter permease; translated protein: MGRYVIRRLLQMIPVFIGATLLIFLMVNVMGDPIAGLCGDRQCDPATAAQLKKEFGLDKPVWQQYLTYMGNVFTGDFGTAFNGQPVTELMATAFPVTIRLTIVAIVFEIVIGITLGVVTGLRRGRPVDTGVLLLTLVVISVPTFVTGLLLQLLLGVEWGWIKPSVSSDAEFGELIVPGLVLASVSLAYVTRLTRTSIAENKRSDYVRTAVAKGLPRRRVVTRHLLRNSLIPVVTFIGTDIGALMGGAIVTERIFNIHGVGFQLYQGILRQNTQTVVGFVTVLVLVFLVANLLVDLLYAVLDPRIRYA
- a CDS encoding ABC transporter ATP-binding protein; the encoded protein is MAEPILEVSGLFKHYPLTRGILFKKQVGAVKAVDGVDLALHRGETLGIVGESGCGKSTVAKMLVNLEKPTAGEIRYKGEDITKLSGRALKAVRRNIQMVFQDPYTSLNPRMTVGDIIGEPYEIHPEVAPKGDRRRKVQDLLDVVGLNPEYINRYPHQFSGGQRQRIGIARGLALRPEVIVADEPVSALDVSVQAQVINLLDRLQSEFDLSYLFIAHDLSIVRHISDRVGVMYLGRIVEIGRDAEIYDHPTHPYTQALLSAVPLPDPEAREHRERIILVGDVPSPTNIPSGCRFRTRCWKARERCALEVPVLAVPAEFRHATGPEAHDSACHFAEQKRVVPPEEPQA